Proteins encoded within one genomic window of Calonectris borealis chromosome 1, bCalBor7.hap1.2, whole genome shotgun sequence:
- the COMMD6 gene encoding COMM domain-containing protein 6 isoform X2, translating to MATVGQFVDIKWKLGVAMSSDTCRSLKYPYVTVTLKVADPSGQITDKSFEMTIPQFKNFFRQFKEMAAVLETV from the exons ATGGCCACAGTGGGACAG tTTGTAGATATTAAATGGAAACTGGGAGTTGCGATGAGCTCTGACACCTGCAGGTCTCTGAAGTATCCTTATGTTACAGTGACGCTAAAAGTGGCAGACCCTTCAGGACAAATAACAGACAAATCTTTTGAAATGACGATCCCACAGTTCAAG AACTTCTTCAGACAGTTCAAAGAAATGGCGGCTGTTCTTGAAACAGTTTGA